CTTGGTGAAGATCTTTTACCTCGCCAGTCGCAAGATCGGCTATGGCTTTATCAGCGTTTATTTGAACCTTGTTTAGCTCTTTTAAAGAGTCGTTTAGGGCATTTTCAAAGCCGCCTCCTTCGCCTGCTTTTGCTATTTTATTTGAATTTTCATTTTTATTTATTTTGTCTAAATTTATACTATTTATCATTATGCTTGTCCTGAAATAAGTGATATCGCACTTTGTGCTATTGTTTTTGCGTTTTGAAAGGCTGCCACGTTTGCTTGATATGCCCTTGTTGCTTCAAGTAGGTCAGACATCTCGATGACTGGATTTATATTTGGAAATGCGACGTAGCCATTTGCATTTGCGTCTGGATGACTTGGGTCATATTTTAGCTGAAAGTCCTTATCGTCACGTACTACTTTATCCACAATCACGCTAGTTAGGGCAGGGTAAGCATTTCTTGGTGAGCTTGGATCATCTAGTGGATTTTCATACTCGAGCAGACTTTGTGAGCTTTTAAGCTGATCGTTTAAAATTTTATCAAAATTCATCTCTTTAAAGATCACCTCTTGCCTTCTGTAAGGGCCACCTTCAGCCGTTCTTGTAGTTTGAGCATTTGCTATGTTTGAGCTGATGACGTTCATTCTGAAGCGTTGTGCGCTTAGTCCGTATCCACTAATATCAAAATCGTTTAAGTATGACATCATCTCTCCTAGTTCTTAGCGCTTGCGTCTATTACGCTTTTAAAGATATTGCTTTGAGCCTTGTATGCGTTATCAAGGGCGTTTATCATAACTGTATTTTTGCCTATTTCTGTTGTCTCAACATCAAGATCAACCGTGTTGGCGTCATTTCTGGCCATGTGACCATCACGCAAGAAAATTTGAGCCGTATCGCTTTTTGGAAAATCAACCACAGCCATATGCGCTTCGTTTGTCTTAGCAAGTTGTAGTTTTTTTTGGCTTGAAGTGTTATAAATTTCATTTGCTTTTTCTTTTAAAACATCTTCAAATCTTATAT
This window of the Campylobacter concisus genome carries:
- the flgC gene encoding flagellar basal body rod protein FlgC encodes the protein MSYLNDFDISGYGLSAQRFRMNVISSNIANAQTTRTAEGGPYRRQEVIFKEMNFDKILNDQLKSSQSLLEYENPLDDPSSPRNAYPALTSVIVDKVVRDDKDFQLKYDPSHPDANANGYVAFPNINPVIEMSDLLEATRAYQANVAAFQNAKTIAQSAISLISGQA
- the fliE gene encoding flagellar hook-basal body complex protein FliE produces the protein MINSINLDKINKNENSNKIAKAGEGGGFENALNDSLKELNKVQINADKAIADLATGEVKDLHQAAIAIGKAETSMKLMLEIRNKALSAYKEISRTQI
- the flgB gene encoding flagellar basal body rod protein FlgB, whose product is MFVLDKSKSSPLVESALAGRELRQKLISGNLANVDTPFYKARDIRFEDVLKEKANEIYNTSSQKKLQLAKTNEAHMAVVDFPKSDTAQIFLRDGHMARNDANTVDLDVETTEIGKNTVMINALDNAYKAQSNIFKSVIDASAKN